A window of Aminivibrio pyruvatiphilus genomic DNA:
TAAGAAGCCTGACAGGACAAAAGGAGGACGGGGATTTTCCCGTCCTCCTTTTTTTGTTTCCCGGATCGGCATGGGATATTGACTGGTATCCTCCGCCGGATGGAAAAGGAGAAGGTCATCCCTGCCCGTCCGGTTTCCGCTTCAAGCAGCCGGACAGGCATCCCTTGACAGATCCCTGGAAGAAGAGGAGAATTCGAAAAAATCGGGAGAAGGGAGAGAGGATGAAAATGCTGAAGAGAATTATGGAAATAGACGCGGCCGCTGCCGATTCGATCAGGGGCGGAAAAACATGTGACTGCTCCTGTGACTGTACCTGCGCCATGAGTTCCGTGACGGACGACACCATGACGTCAACCCGTGATTCCAACATGCTCAGCACCTATGCCTCGTGAACATCCCAGTAATTAAGAAGAGAGAGTTTTTTTCTTTCTCCCGGCTTCTCCCGCCCAGTGCAGGAAAAGCCGGGAAAACTGTATAGAGGAGCGGCGCTTTCCCTGTCGAAAAATTTCGAGTGCAGAAGGGGAGAAAAATGGCAGATATTCCGGCAGCCTCTGTGATAAACGACCGCTACCCTATGGTAAGGCTCTTCCGGCATGGTGAAGATGTAGTTCTCTATGACGGGAAGGCCCATTTCGCGGTGATCCTGTCCAATGATGAACTTGAGGTACTTGAGGCTTTTCTGGCAGGAAGACAGGAAGAAGAAATTGTCGCCTCTTTTTCTTCCCGCCTGGGACGGAACCCCATTGCCGAACTCTGCGGGAAGCTGGAAAGGCTGCGTGAGAGGGGAGTTTTCACCGGGGGGCCGGCGGAAACCGTGTCTCCGGCCGGCAAAGAGGAGATCCGGAACCTGCTGGAGTATTATGACCGCAATATCCTGCTGAGGAAATTCTGCCTCGAGGTGACCGAGGACTGTAATTTCCGCTGTACCTACTGCAAAAGAACCATCGCGGACGATTTTCGGCCCCATTCCGGCAACAGGATGAGCGAAGAGAACGCCTTCATGGCTATCCGCTATTATTTCCAAAAATACACCTCTTTCTTCTCGAGGCTGTCTGACGAAAAGAAAGAGCTGCTCCTGAAAATAGTTCCCCCGGGGCTGTCCTGGTATGGAGGCGAACCGTTCCTCAATTTCGGTCTCATACAAAAGACCGCCGATTTTTTCAAGGCTCTTCCGTGGGAAGACTTTTCCATCGGAAGGGAGTCTTTTCATTTCACCGTCAACACGAACCTTTCGATTATGAGCGATGAAATCCTTGCTTTTCTCGTGGACAATGATGTGATCCTCTTTGCAAGCCTTGACGGCCCGGAGGAGGAACATGACAGGTGCCGGGTGTTCCCGGACGGCAGCGGAACGTTCCGCCTTGCCTGTTCCAATCTCCTGAAGATACGGAAATTCAACGGCGCCTACTTCAGGCGCAGGGTATCTCTTTTCGGCGTGTTGACGGAGGATCACGACCATGAAAGATGTCAAACGTTCAATAGGGGTATAGGAGCCTTTCAGAGCAGGCATTTCCCGGCGCAGTACACCGGAGTTTTTGTGCCTGATCCCGAAGAGACGGTCCGCAGGGGGCTGGCTGAGTTTTATGAAAACCTGGGGCGGTTTGCGGAGGTTGCCGAAGCCCAGGCAGGCAGGGATGAAATCGACATGGAATGCTTTGCCGGGCTTCTGCAGTTCGCGGGACTTGTATTTGACAATCCCTCCGGAAGCAATTTCCTGAAACTCTCCCTGACCTGCCCCATGGGATTC
This region includes:
- a CDS encoding radical SAM protein; its protein translation is MADIPAASVINDRYPMVRLFRHGEDVVLYDGKAHFAVILSNDELEVLEAFLAGRQEEEIVASFSSRLGRNPIAELCGKLERLRERGVFTGGPAETVSPAGKEEIRNLLEYYDRNILLRKFCLEVTEDCNFRCTYCKRTIADDFRPHSGNRMSEENAFMAIRYYFQKYTSFFSRLSDEKKELLLKIVPPGLSWYGGEPFLNFGLIQKTADFFKALPWEDFSIGRESFHFTVNTNLSIMSDEILAFLVDNDVILFASLDGPEEEHDRCRVFPDGSGTFRLACSNLLKIRKFNGAYFRRRVSLFGVLTEDHDHERCQTFNRGIGAFQSRHFPAQYTGVFVPDPEETVRRGLAEFYENLGRFAEVAEAQAGRDEIDMECFAGLLQFAGLVFDNPSGSNFLKLSLTCPMGFDNLMAAANGDYLLCHKVSGNLPIGHCLKGLDFEKLVEVNRKYAGTVNSGECRSCWAVRFCRICAAARMSGEGFINPTPQECDVLRLDIAFRFACFLHLARNHPDILARIFQYKRDPEHCVGVIDINDF